A single window of Vibrio gazogenes DNA harbors:
- a CDS encoding HD-GYP domain-containing protein produces MANIKITVDRLQPGLHIRLPVKWNDHPFLLNSFKIKNQDQINIIKHLGIQHVYLNPAQSDTQPLPLQTLKSEGNDDPTPSEDESAIDDEAKKLWQEKESRIDKLKAYRRRVVRCEKEFERSLARIRSVMNKIRNRPQDAVEEASQLVADVVDELLSEDSVTLHLMNSKSEFEDIYFHSLNVSVIAMMIGRVKGFDAEKIRELAFAALFHDIGKIKVPAAIVRKQTPLTEPEKNYLKQHTRYGIDIANGIEGFPESAKRVISQHHEQMDGSGYPEGLKGDDIDELAQIIAVANAFDSLCHCNIVSEQKIPYAALSHLYKNCRNLYNFDNLSILVKFMGVYPPGTVVQLSNDMVGLVISINSNDLLYPSVLIYDPSVPRTEAPIVDLAEKELTIVNVILPAKLPDKVREYLNPRSRISYFFDSDDQ; encoded by the coding sequence GTGGCAAATATAAAAATAACAGTAGACAGATTACAGCCGGGATTACACATCCGCTTGCCCGTGAAGTGGAATGATCACCCCTTTTTGTTGAATAGTTTTAAAATCAAAAACCAAGATCAGATTAATATTATTAAGCATCTTGGTATTCAGCATGTTTATTTGAATCCCGCTCAAAGTGATACCCAACCATTGCCTCTGCAAACATTGAAAAGTGAAGGTAATGATGACCCAACGCCGTCAGAGGATGAATCAGCCATTGATGATGAGGCTAAAAAACTCTGGCAAGAGAAAGAAAGCCGGATTGATAAACTGAAAGCCTACCGTCGTCGTGTTGTTCGTTGTGAAAAAGAATTCGAACGCTCTCTGGCCCGGATTCGAAGTGTGATGAATAAGATTCGCAACCGTCCTCAGGATGCAGTGGAGGAAGCCTCCCAATTGGTGGCGGATGTTGTTGATGAGTTGTTGTCTGAAGATAGTGTGACTCTCCATCTGATGAACAGTAAAAGTGAGTTTGAAGATATCTATTTTCATTCGCTGAATGTGTCTGTGATTGCAATGATGATTGGCCGGGTTAAAGGGTTTGATGCAGAGAAGATCAGAGAGTTAGCTTTTGCTGCGTTGTTCCATGATATCGGTAAAATTAAAGTGCCAGCTGCCATTGTCAGGAAACAGACACCACTTACGGAACCGGAAAAAAACTACCTGAAGCAACATACACGTTATGGTATTGACATTGCCAATGGTATTGAAGGATTTCCAGAGAGCGCGAAACGGGTGATTAGTCAGCATCATGAGCAGATGGATGGTTCCGGTTATCCTGAAGGGCTGAAAGGTGATGATATCGATGAGTTAGCGCAGATTATTGCTGTAGCAAACGCTTTTGATTCACTGTGTCATTGCAATATAGTCAGTGAACAGAAAATTCCTTATGCCGCACTATCGCATTTATATAAAAACTGCCGAAATTTATACAATTTTGATAATTTAAGCATTTTAGTGAAGTTTATGGGCGTTTATCCACCGGGGACGGTTGTGCAATTATCAAATGACATGGTTGGTCTGGTGATTTCGATTAACTCAAATGATTTACTTTATCCGAGTGTCCTGATTTATGACCCATCAGTGCCAAGGACGGAAGCGCCAATTGTGGATTTGGCAGAGAAAGAGTTAACGATTGTCAATGTCATTTTACCAGCAAAACTACCGGATAAAGTGCGTGAATATTTGAACCCTCGTTCACGGATTTCGTACTTTTTTGATAGTGATGATCAGTAA
- a CDS encoding phosphatase PAP2 family protein gives MRVIEPIVKFDLALSLFCLQHRFSYPLARISRAVSHTGDGHLYVVIGGAAFLVDEIVGQALLVTGLISFLIELPLYWLFKNLFQRRRPQEFSSRVIAYITPSDRFSLPSGHTSAAFLMATLIASFYPSLSVMVFIWAGCIGAARILLGVHFFTDVLIGALLGMSCAQAGQLVMEWII, from the coding sequence ATGAGAGTTATTGAACCGATTGTGAAATTTGATCTGGCCTTGTCACTGTTCTGTCTGCAACACAGATTCAGTTATCCATTAGCTCGTATCAGCCGAGCGGTATCCCATACCGGAGACGGTCATTTATATGTTGTTATTGGTGGTGCTGCTTTTTTGGTTGATGAGATTGTCGGTCAAGCATTACTCGTCACTGGATTGATTTCATTTCTGATTGAGTTGCCGCTTTACTGGTTATTTAAAAACCTTTTTCAACGGCGTCGTCCTCAAGAGTTCTCCTCAAGAGTCATTGCTTATATTACGCCTTCTGATCGGTTCAGCTTGCCTTCTGGGCATACAAGTGCTGCTTTTCTGATGGCGACACTCATTGCTTCTTTTTATCCATCATTGTCCGTGATGGTGTTCATCTGGGCTGGGTGTATTGGTGCTGCTCGTATTTTGCTAGGGGTTCATTTTTTCACGGATGTACTGATTGGTGCTTTACTCGGGATGAGTTGTGCGCAAGCTGGTCAACTGGTCATGGAGTGGATAATTTGA
- the leuA gene encoding 2-isopropylmalate synthase: protein MNDQVIIFDTTLRDGEQALSASLTVREKLQIAYALERLGVDVIEAGFPVSSPGDFESVQTIAKNIKNSRVCALARAVEKDIDAAGEALKVAEAFRIHTFISTSTVHVQDKLRRSYDQVVEMGVKAIKHARRYTDDVEFSCEDAGRTPIDNLCRMVEAAIEAGARTINIPDTVGYTVPGEFGGIIQTLFNRVPNIDKAIISVHCHDDLGMSVANSISAVQAGARQVEGTINGIGERAGNCALEEIAMIIKTRQEFLGVHTGIRHEEIHRTSKMVSQICNMPIQSNKAIVGANAFSHSSGIHQDGMLKNKNTYEIMTPESIGLKNQALNLTSRSGRAAVKSHMDAMGYQEDEYSLDALYEDFLKLADRKGQVFDYDLESLMFFSNLREEDDFYKLNYLSVQSGSVMATTTIKLQCGDEEKCEAAVGNGPVDALYQCIYRVTGYDIVLDKFDLTAKGEGEDGLGQADIIANYKGRKYHGTGISTDIVEASGEALLHVINSIHRADQIEVIKKKKIATV from the coding sequence ATGAACGATCAGGTCATTATCTTCGATACAACCTTACGGGACGGAGAACAAGCATTATCTGCCAGTTTAACGGTGAGAGAAAAATTACAAATTGCCTACGCTCTGGAACGACTGGGAGTGGATGTGATTGAAGCCGGCTTTCCAGTCTCTTCTCCGGGCGACTTTGAATCGGTACAAACCATCGCTAAAAACATCAAAAACAGCCGAGTCTGTGCACTTGCCCGCGCTGTAGAAAAAGATATTGATGCCGCAGGCGAAGCCTTAAAAGTTGCTGAAGCATTCCGAATTCACACGTTCATTTCAACCTCAACGGTTCATGTTCAGGACAAGCTTCGTCGTAGCTATGATCAAGTGGTAGAGATGGGGGTCAAAGCGATCAAACATGCTCGTCGTTATACGGATGATGTTGAATTCTCTTGTGAGGACGCAGGGCGAACCCCTATCGATAACTTATGCCGTATGGTTGAAGCCGCAATAGAAGCTGGTGCCAGAACAATTAATATCCCTGACACAGTTGGTTATACAGTTCCGGGGGAATTTGGTGGTATCATTCAGACATTATTCAATCGTGTCCCCAACATTGATAAAGCGATAATTTCTGTCCACTGCCACGATGATTTGGGAATGTCCGTTGCCAACTCGATCTCTGCTGTTCAGGCCGGCGCCCGTCAAGTTGAAGGAACAATCAACGGTATCGGTGAACGTGCCGGAAACTGTGCGCTGGAAGAGATCGCGATGATCATCAAGACTCGCCAAGAGTTTTTAGGTGTTCATACTGGTATTAGGCACGAGGAAATTCACCGGACAAGTAAAATGGTCAGCCAGATCTGTAATATGCCGATCCAAAGCAATAAAGCAATCGTGGGCGCCAATGCATTCAGCCATTCTTCCGGCATCCACCAGGATGGGATGCTGAAAAATAAGAATACCTATGAAATTATGACTCCAGAGTCAATTGGCCTGAAAAATCAGGCATTAAATCTGACAAGTCGTAGTGGCAGGGCTGCGGTGAAAAGTCATATGGATGCAATGGGCTATCAGGAAGATGAATATAGCTTGGATGCACTTTATGAAGATTTCCTAAAACTTGCTGACCGTAAAGGTCAGGTGTTCGATTATGACTTAGAATCCTTGATGTTCTTCTCCAATTTGCGTGAAGAAGACGACTTCTACAAACTAAACTATCTGAGCGTTCAATCAGGCAGCGTGATGGCAACCACCACGATAAAACTGCAATGTGGCGATGAAGAAAAATGCGAAGCCGCTGTCGGTAACGGTCCGGTAGACGCATTGTATCAATGCATTTATCGTGTTACTGGTTACGATATCGTCCTCGATAAATTCGATCTGACCGCGAAAGGAGAAGGTGAAGACGGTTTAGGACAAGCAGATATTATCGCCAACTATAAAGGCCGAAAATACCACGGAACGGGAATATCCACCGATATTGTTGAAGCATCAGGAGAAGCATTATTACATGTGATCAACAGTATTCACCGAGCCGATCAGATCGAAGTCATTAAAAAGAAAAAAATAGCCACAGTATAA
- the leuO gene encoding transcriptional regulator LeuO, with amino-acid sequence MLEKKEVIQPVASYRMESTLRGVDLNLLTVFDAVMQEQNITRAAHNLGMSQPAVSNAVARLKVMFNDELFMRQGRGIQPTQRARQLFGPIRQALQLIRNELPNSVFTPESSTRQFNLAICSPNDLRFAPKIFSSIHDQAPQVQLHLEADSNQQLAERLRYQEVDFVIDYARFEESGFCSTEIFQDELVIVASKQHPRIQGSITPAQVIEEQHAKLSQAHGIRSFSEQAYRDIDCHSHYEGTSLSNVLYVVSQSELITIAPRWLVEASPNREQLQTIASPFERKQISGYLSWHESNEKDKGHGWLREQLMMICGEIVSAPVTH; translated from the coding sequence ATGTTAGAAAAAAAAGAAGTTATCCAACCAGTCGCCAGCTATCGGATGGAAAGTACGCTACGAGGCGTTGATTTGAACCTGCTCACTGTGTTTGATGCCGTGATGCAAGAACAAAATATTACTCGAGCAGCTCATAATTTAGGGATGTCTCAGCCAGCAGTAAGTAACGCTGTGGCACGCCTGAAAGTGATGTTTAATGATGAACTATTCATGCGACAAGGAAGAGGCATTCAGCCGACTCAGCGCGCCCGACAGCTTTTTGGCCCGATTCGCCAAGCATTACAGTTAATTCGTAATGAACTACCGAATTCTGTTTTTACACCTGAATCTTCAACCAGACAGTTCAACTTAGCGATTTGCAGTCCGAATGATTTGCGCTTCGCACCGAAGATTTTCTCGTCAATTCACGATCAGGCGCCTCAAGTGCAACTGCATTTAGAAGCGGATTCGAATCAACAACTTGCTGAGCGGTTACGTTATCAGGAAGTCGATTTTGTGATTGACTATGCACGTTTTGAAGAATCCGGTTTCTGTAGTACCGAAATTTTCCAAGATGAGCTGGTGATTGTTGCTTCTAAGCAACACCCTCGTATTCAAGGTTCGATTACCCCAGCACAGGTCATAGAAGAGCAACACGCGAAGCTCTCTCAGGCGCATGGTATCCGGAGTTTCAGTGAACAGGCTTACCGAGATATCGATTGCCATTCCCACTATGAAGGGACAAGTTTAAGTAATGTGCTTTATGTTGTCAGTCAGTCAGAACTGATTACCATCGCACCACGCTGGTTGGTGGAAGCATCACCGAACAGAGAGCAACTTCAAACCATTGCTTCACCATTTGAACGCAAACAGATCAGTGGTTACCTGAGCTGGCATGAATCGAATGAAAAAGATAAAGGACACGGTTGGCTGAGAGAACAGCTCATGATGATTTGTGGTGAAATTGTCAGTGCTCCTGTGACACATTAA
- the leuD gene encoding 3-isopropylmalate dehydratase small subunit, whose protein sequence is MSGFKKHTGLVVPLDAANVDTDAIIPKQFLQKVNRIGFGKHLFHDWRFLDDAGQQPNPEFVMNAPRYQGASILLARENFGCGSSREHAPWALADYGIQVMIAPSFADIFYGNSINNQMVPVRLKESEVDALFQYVEANEGAEITVDLEAMKVSANGKEYSFEIDEFRRHCLLNGLDNIGLTLQHEDKIAEYESKIPSFLN, encoded by the coding sequence ATGTCAGGATTTAAAAAACATACAGGTTTAGTCGTTCCGCTGGATGCAGCGAACGTCGATACTGATGCGATTATCCCGAAGCAGTTTTTACAAAAAGTAAACCGTATCGGTTTTGGTAAACATCTATTCCATGACTGGCGCTTCCTAGATGATGCCGGTCAACAACCCAACCCTGAGTTTGTGATGAATGCCCCCCGTTATCAGGGAGCAAGTATTCTGCTAGCTCGTGAGAACTTTGGTTGTGGTTCATCCCGTGAACATGCACCATGGGCTTTGGCTGATTACGGGATTCAGGTGATGATAGCACCAAGCTTTGCTGATATTTTTTACGGCAACTCAATCAACAACCAAATGGTGCCGGTTCGCCTGAAAGAAAGTGAAGTCGATGCGCTTTTCCAGTATGTTGAAGCCAATGAAGGCGCTGAGATTACCGTTGATCTGGAAGCGATGAAAGTGTCGGCAAATGGTAAAGAGTACAGTTTTGAAATCGATGAATTCCGTCGCCATTGTCTTCTAAACGGATTGGATAATATCGGCCTGACACTTCAGCATGAAGATAAAATTGCCGAATATGAATCAAAAATCCCAAGCTTCTTAAACTAA
- a CDS encoding DUF2188 domain-containing protein: protein MDNYHITKDGEQWKLKKEGADRASKVADTKEEIIKQTREFMEDKTASVKIHKEDGKFQEERTYQRKDDPRSSKG from the coding sequence ATGGATAATTATCACATAACCAAAGATGGTGAGCAGTGGAAGCTTAAAAAGGAAGGTGCAGATAGGGCATCTAAAGTCGCTGATACTAAAGAAGAAATCATTAAGCAGACTCGTGAGTTTATGGAAGATAAAACTGCTTCTGTAAAAATTCACAAAGAAGATGGTAAGTTTCAGGAAGAGAGGACTTACCAGCGAAAAGATGATCCTAGGTCTAGTAAAGGGTAA
- a CDS encoding DUF3606 domain-containing protein has translation MPDNLKRTQPEDPKKINLAQAWEVDYWTKALGVSEARLRQAVKAVGVMVSDVKIYLGL, from the coding sequence ATGCCTGACAATTTAAAGCGAACACAACCAGAAGATCCGAAGAAAATTAATTTGGCACAAGCTTGGGAAGTTGATTATTGGACCAAAGCTTTAGGTGTGTCAGAAGCTAGATTACGCCAAGCGGTGAAAGCTGTAGGTGTGATGGTTTCTGATGTGAAAATTTACCTTGGATTGTAA
- a CDS encoding MJ1255/VC2487 family glycosyltransferase, whose amino-acid sequence MKILYGVQGTGNGHTARARAMSHALRQYHVDVDFIFSGREQDKYFSMDCFGSYQTRRGLTFVTEKGRVNYLKTARENRFGQLISDIRQLDLSAYDLVISDFEPITSWAAKLQHKPCISLSHQNAFRYPVPLKGANWLDKKIITNFAPADHYLGLHWYHFEHPILPPIIHTSGSAAENQPFILIYLPFESLESIMDLFFRFGHYQFVCYHPMVDEMKQTENMTFHPLCHEGFQAHLRCCAGVIANGGFELPSEAMSYGKKLLLKPLMGQFEQQSNVATLEILGLASAMESLDVAVIRQWLDEPNAERVVYPDVAQAIAEWVVQGRWDCHQQLCHSLWKQVDFPDYVMV is encoded by the coding sequence TTGAAGATTCTCTACGGTGTTCAGGGAACCGGGAACGGCCATACAGCACGAGCCAGAGCGATGAGTCATGCACTCCGGCAATATCATGTCGATGTCGATTTTATTTTCAGTGGCAGAGAGCAAGATAAATATTTTTCAATGGACTGCTTTGGCAGTTATCAAACTCGCCGCGGGTTAACGTTTGTAACTGAAAAGGGGCGGGTCAATTATTTAAAAACCGCCAGAGAGAATCGGTTTGGTCAATTGATTTCCGATATCCGCCAGCTTGATCTCAGTGCTTATGATTTAGTGATCAGTGATTTTGAACCGATTACGTCGTGGGCGGCAAAATTACAGCACAAACCCTGTATCAGTCTTAGTCATCAGAATGCTTTTCGTTATCCGGTACCGTTAAAGGGTGCCAACTGGCTTGATAAGAAGATTATTACCAATTTCGCACCTGCCGATCATTATCTCGGGTTGCACTGGTATCACTTCGAGCATCCTATTTTACCGCCAATTATCCATACCAGCGGGTCGGCAGCAGAAAACCAGCCTTTCATTTTAATCTATCTTCCATTCGAATCACTGGAATCCATCATGGATCTGTTCTTTCGTTTCGGTCACTATCAGTTTGTCTGTTATCACCCCATGGTTGATGAAATGAAACAGACAGAGAACATGACATTTCATCCATTATGCCATGAGGGTTTCCAGGCGCATTTACGTTGCTGTGCCGGCGTGATTGCCAATGGTGGATTTGAACTCCCTTCTGAAGCCATGTCGTATGGCAAAAAATTACTCCTCAAACCATTGATGGGCCAATTTGAGCAGCAGAGCAATGTGGCGACCCTTGAAATACTAGGGCTCGCTTCTGCGATGGAATCCCTTGATGTTGCCGTCATTCGGCAGTGGCTCGATGAACCCAACGCAGAGCGAGTCGTTTATCCTGATGTTGCTCAAGCCATTGCTGAATGGGTAGTTCAGGGGCGTTGGGATTGTCATCAGCAACTGTGCCATTCACTCTGGAAACAGGTCGATTTTCCTGACTATGTCATGGTGTAA
- the leuB gene encoding 3-isopropylmalate dehydrogenase has translation MTDKTYKIAVLPGDGIGPEVMQQAHKVLDAIQTKHNIAFDRTEYDVGGIAIDNHGSPLPEQTLKGCEQAQAVLFGSVGGPKWEHLPPNEQPERGALLPLRKHFQLFCNLRPAQIHPGLEAFSPLRADISANGFNIVVVRELTGGIYFGQPKGREGEGANEKAFDTEVYHRYEIERIAKIAFESARLRRKKVCSIDKANVLQSSILWREVVSEIGKDYPDVELSHMYIDNATMQLIKDPAQFDVMLCSNIFGDILSDECAMITGSMGMLPSASLNESNFGLYEPAGGSAPDIAGKNIANPVAQILSAALMLRYSLGEEAAAQDIEAAVSKALSAGELTADLATDKPALTTSEMGDKIAAYILSEKA, from the coding sequence ATGACAGACAAGACTTATAAAATTGCAGTACTACCCGGTGACGGCATCGGCCCGGAAGTCATGCAACAGGCTCATAAAGTACTTGATGCAATTCAGACAAAACACAACATCGCTTTTGACCGGACTGAATACGACGTGGGTGGAATTGCCATCGATAATCACGGCAGCCCACTGCCAGAACAGACGCTGAAGGGATGTGAACAGGCACAAGCAGTTTTGTTTGGTTCAGTCGGAGGACCAAAATGGGAACATCTACCACCAAATGAACAGCCTGAACGCGGTGCTTTATTACCATTACGTAAGCATTTCCAACTGTTCTGCAACTTACGCCCGGCACAAATTCATCCGGGACTTGAAGCATTTTCACCATTACGCGCCGATATCTCGGCCAATGGATTTAACATCGTGGTTGTGCGCGAGCTCACTGGGGGGATCTATTTTGGTCAACCTAAGGGACGCGAAGGCGAAGGTGCCAATGAAAAAGCATTTGATACGGAAGTCTATCACCGCTATGAGATTGAACGTATTGCTAAAATTGCTTTTGAATCAGCCCGTTTACGTCGTAAGAAAGTATGCTCGATTGATAAAGCAAACGTCCTGCAAAGCTCGATCTTATGGCGAGAAGTCGTGAGCGAAATTGGCAAAGATTATCCGGATGTCGAGTTGTCCCATATGTATATCGACAATGCGACGATGCAGCTGATTAAAGATCCGGCTCAGTTCGATGTCATGCTATGTTCAAATATCTTTGGTGATATTCTCTCTGATGAGTGCGCGATGATCACTGGTTCAATGGGAATGCTTCCTTCAGCCAGTCTGAACGAAAGCAATTTCGGACTGTATGAACCCGCAGGCGGCAGTGCACCAGATATCGCAGGGAAAAACATTGCCAATCCGGTTGCTCAGATCTTATCGGCAGCATTAATGCTCCGTTACAGTCTGGGTGAAGAAGCAGCAGCTCAAGATATAGAGGCTGCCGTCAGCAAGGCACTATCTGCCGGAGAGCTGACTGCGGATCTGGCAACGGATAAACCTGCACTGACAACCTCGGAAATGGGCGACAAAATCGCAGCCTATATATTAAGTGAAAAAGCTTAA
- a CDS encoding Arm DNA-binding domain-containing protein, with translation MNSETRLTVSFLNNLKPNPANAKSTDYEVNLSSMKDSGLPTGVRCLVGKSGGKRFLLRYTSPVTGKKASIGLGKHPETDLSTLRKTAKEYRQQIIEGGSTHICTQKVLNVEG, from the coding sequence ATGAATAGTGAAACCCGTCTGACGGTATCCTTCCTCAACAACCTTAAACCCAATCCGGCTAACGCCAAATCCACCGATTACGAAGTTAATTTATCCTCGATGAAAGACTCAGGATTACCTACTGGCGTTCGCTGCTTAGTGGGTAAATCCGGTGGTAAACGCTTCCTGCTGCGTTATACCAGTCCGGTAACAGGCAAGAAGGCATCTATTGGTCTTGGTAAACACCCTGAAACCGACCTATCCACATTGCGCAAAACAGCCAAAGAGTATCGCCAGCAAATTATTGAAGGGGGTTCTACCCATATTTGTACACAAAAAGTGTTGAATGTTGAGGGGTAA
- a CDS encoding DUF2971 domain-containing protein, with the protein MGRKIYKYLGPDILPLAFNEKGSVSIKFSLPKDYNDPFELFLSIDPSQTKPELLAFYRDIVQEIPQHPTTCFSKSPIVTPMWAHYASNLTGFVLEFDEELLMNFVNGSYVTDVKYLNETSSEVREQLERAYYVGKPRHAMWLNQAAGHIAYFSKHICWSYEEERRLVINSADLDKLDLNMLLRVPSECVTAVIAGARVSEDNFQRSVGIADSIRCKHYGLFIGKSYKQPFLKDLSGASYVFRENCIVSTESYCGHCKEPVEDSINDLCAWCAIDDIHIKDAMARNPLRMMHEIGRLDQYIERFNSIGKK; encoded by the coding sequence ATGGGAAGGAAAATATATAAATACTTGGGACCCGATATATTACCTTTAGCTTTTAATGAGAAAGGTAGTGTTAGCATAAAGTTCTCTCTTCCAAAAGATTACAATGACCCGTTTGAGTTGTTTCTGTCAATTGACCCTTCGCAAACAAAACCGGAACTACTAGCATTTTACAGAGATATTGTGCAAGAGATTCCGCAACACCCTACTACGTGCTTTTCTAAGTCTCCTATCGTCACCCCAATGTGGGCGCATTATGCTTCTAACTTAACTGGATTTGTTCTTGAATTTGATGAAGAACTATTAATGAATTTTGTAAATGGCTCGTACGTAACAGATGTTAAGTATCTCAATGAAACATCTTCGGAGGTTCGCGAGCAGCTTGAAAGAGCTTACTATGTAGGGAAGCCTAGGCATGCAATGTGGTTGAATCAGGCGGCTGGTCATATAGCTTATTTTAGCAAACATATATGCTGGAGTTATGAGGAAGAAAGACGGTTAGTGATCAATAGTGCAGACTTGGATAAGCTGGATCTAAATATGCTCTTACGTGTGCCCTCAGAGTGTGTAACTGCTGTTATTGCTGGCGCTCGAGTTAGTGAGGATAATTTTCAAAGGAGCGTTGGAATAGCAGATAGTATTAGATGTAAACATTACGGTCTATTTATCGGGAAAAGCTATAAACAGCCTTTCTTGAAAGATTTATCTGGTGCGAGTTACGTTTTCCGTGAGAATTGTATTGTCAGTACTGAATCGTATTGCGGACATTGTAAAGAGCCTGTCGAAGATTCTATAAATGATTTGTGTGCTTGGTGTGCTATCGACGATATCCATATAAAAGATGCTATGGCTAGAAATCCCCTCAGGATGATGCATGAGATTGGGCGTCTTGACCAATATATTGAGCGTTTTAACTCAATAGGAAAGAAATAG
- the leuC gene encoding 3-isopropylmalate dehydratase large subunit, translated as MSKAKTLYEKIYDAHVVVAAEGENPILYIDRHLVHEVTSPQAFDGLREKGRSVRQVNKTFATMDHNVSTTTKDIRASGEMAQIQMETLSKNCEEFGVTLYDINHKYQGIVHVMGPELGITLPGMTIVCGDSHTATHGAFGSLAFGIGTSEVEHVLATQTLKQARAKTMKIEVKGKVAKGITAKDIVLAIIGKTTAAGGTGYVVEFCGQAIRDLSMEGRMTVCNMAIELGAKAGLVAPDQTTYDYIKGRKFAPTGENWDSAVEYWQTLQSDDGAEYDAVVTLDAADIKPQVTWGTNPGQVISIDAPIPAPENFTDLIEQSSATKALNYMGLEGGKLLSDYNVDKVFIGSCTNSRIEDMRAAAHIAQGKKVASHVQAIVVPGSEQVKAQAESEGLDKIFTDAGFEWRLPGCSMCLAMNNDRLGPGERCASTSNRNFEGRQGRAGRTHLVSPAMAAAAAIAGHFVDIRTLEQGE; from the coding sequence ATGTCAAAAGCAAAAACATTATACGAAAAAATCTACGATGCACATGTCGTGGTCGCCGCTGAAGGTGAGAACCCGATTTTGTATATCGATCGTCATTTAGTTCATGAAGTCACGTCACCACAAGCTTTCGACGGACTCCGGGAAAAAGGTCGTTCAGTCCGTCAGGTCAACAAAACCTTTGCCACCATGGACCATAACGTCTCTACAACCACGAAAGATATCAGAGCTTCCGGTGAGATGGCTCAAATCCAGATGGAAACGCTCTCAAAAAACTGCGAAGAGTTCGGTGTCACACTCTACGATATCAATCACAAATATCAGGGTATCGTGCACGTTATGGGGCCAGAGTTGGGGATTACCCTACCGGGAATGACCATTGTTTGTGGTGATTCTCATACGGCAACACACGGAGCATTCGGCTCACTGGCTTTCGGGATCGGGACGTCTGAAGTTGAACACGTCCTTGCCACACAAACCCTCAAGCAAGCACGTGCCAAAACAATGAAAATTGAAGTCAAAGGCAAGGTTGCCAAGGGAATTACTGCAAAAGATATCGTGCTGGCGATCATCGGTAAAACCACAGCAGCAGGCGGGACCGGATATGTCGTTGAATTCTGTGGTCAGGCGATTCGAGATCTGTCAATGGAAGGTCGAATGACCGTTTGTAACATGGCGATAGAACTGGGTGCCAAAGCAGGCCTGGTCGCACCGGATCAAACGACATATGACTATATTAAAGGTCGTAAGTTTGCACCGACAGGTGAAAACTGGGACAGTGCAGTCGAATACTGGCAAACGTTGCAGTCTGACGATGGTGCCGAATACGATGCCGTGGTGACATTAGATGCAGCAGACATTAAACCTCAAGTAACATGGGGTACCAACCCGGGACAAGTCATTTCGATTGATGCCCCTATTCCGGCTCCGGAAAATTTTACTGATTTAATCGAGCAATCATCTGCGACCAAAGCACTGAACTATATGGGGCTTGAAGGCGGCAAACTGCTATCCGACTATAATGTCGATAAAGTTTTCATCGGTTCTTGTACCAATTCCCGGATTGAAGACATGCGTGCAGCGGCACACATTGCCCAAGGTAAAAAAGTCGCATCGCACGTTCAGGCAATCGTTGTACCAGGTTCAGAGCAGGTCAAAGCCCAAGCTGAATCAGAAGGTTTAGATAAAATCTTTACCGATGCCGGGTTTGAATGGCGTTTACCGGGATGCTCAATGTGTCTGGCGATGAATAATGATCGCCTAGGACCAGGAGAACGCTGTGCATCAACATCCAATCGAAACTTTGAAGGACGTCAGGGCCGAGCGGGTCGCACGCACCTTGTCAGTCCAGCCATGGCAGCAGCAGCAGCAATCGCTGGACACTTTGTTGATATTCGTACACTTGAGCAAGGGGAATAA